A stretch of Pseudoliparis swirei isolate HS2019 ecotype Mariana Trench chromosome 14, NWPU_hadal_v1, whole genome shotgun sequence DNA encodes these proteins:
- the LOC130204622 gene encoding protein-tyrosine kinase 2-beta-like, with protein sequence MSGDSSTLCWRSMSPTGPSDSQDKPPPATVARDSIFPVKIIKVCFLSNSSNLGKNFKLVRCEEGWAVKDVVKLVLSSGCVGPDITHGLCYCLLLKHLKSSVAHWLHPDLTVSELTRRYERQHLEAEWRYDLRIRYIPADFMEEFKDDRTTLLYFYQQVRSDYMRQYASKVSDGMALQLGCLEIRRFFKDMNPNGLEKKSNFEQLEKDVGLDLFFPRELINSMKPKRLRRLVQQTFQGYSSLKQDQCMARFFSTLAQCYSYTQESFACRLVHGWNLTIDLVIGPEGISQQTENSTPIRLATFSQVRSISCSAEAEGQALLTVHIEGAKQPLSVNTSSMAVAQNMADLIDGYCRLDGASESSLIIRPGKGRDARLKLPDIPLSGGASSPDRGLKEQTSGSDIYAEIPEDKDEDSGEKHRIARDHVAVGRILGEGFFGEVHAGVYKSPTGERISVAIKTCKDFTAEVKEKFLSEAGLMKNLDHPHIVRLIGVIEVDPVWIVMELLDHGELGSYLVQEKYILTTATLTLYCLQICNALAYLEGLSLVHRDIAARNVLVASRQCVKLGDFGLSRYVDEQEYYQASVSRLPIKWMAPESINFRRFTTASDVWMFGVCAWEIFSMAQQPFFWLDNGQVINQLESGVRLPKPQRCPTAVSCLLTRCWAYEPHTRPSFSQLVCSLSDIHRMELERDGRRDRCHSIASSTDSKHITEPPPKPSRIHGNTLPRVTQIQGTDTDTRPVWEKEKERVEDTLQRQRREMLMDKQWLEQEEAQLDPVVRVDSHIKTPAKRPENGPPEKPPKPLPVTQKPQPTAELDRSGDQVYAGVMAMVKQVVKLKNDVNTQPASEYPNAVRAAGITLRGLIQSVDDILPSLHSSVTTEIEGTKKLLNKDLGELINKMRLAQQNSVTSLKEECQRQMLAAAHTLALDSKSLLDAVDQARVRADRAGPRPEDSG encoded by the exons atgtcTGGAGACAGCAGCACCCTGTGCTGGAGGAGCATGTCTCCCACCGGCCCATCAGATTCCCAGGATAAGCCCCCCCCGGCAACGGTCGCCAGGGACAGCATCTTCCCGGTGAAGATCATCAAAGTGTGTTTCCTTAGCAACAGCTCCAACCTGGGCAAGAACTTCAAACTGGTCCGCTGTGAGGAAGGATGGGCGGTCAAG GATGTGGTGAAGCTGGTGCTGTCCAGCGGCTGCGTGGGTCCCGACATAACACACGGGCTCTGCTATTGCCTCCTCCTCAAACACCTGAAGTCCTCGGTGGCCCACTGGCTGCACCCGGACCTGACCGTGTCCGAGCTCACCCGGCGCTACGAGCGGCAGCACCTGGAGGCCGAGTGGAG ATATGATCTGAGGATCAGATACATCCCGGCAGACTTCATGGAGGAATTCAAAGATGACAGAACCACACTGCTCTACTTTTACCAGCAG GTACGAAGTGACTACATGCGGCAGTATGCCTCAAAAGTCAGCGATGGGATGGCTCTACAGCTCGGTTGTCTGGAAATTAG GAGATTCTTCAAAGACATGAATCCAAACGGACTGGAGAAAAAGTCCAACTTCGAACAATTAGA gaaggaCGTGGGTCTGGACCTGTTCTTTCCCAGAGAGCTGATCAACAGCATGAAG CCCAAACGGCTGCGCCGGCTGGTCCAGCAGACGTTCCAGGGCTACTCCTCTCTGAAGCAGGACCAGTGCATGGCCCGGTTCTTCAGCACCCTGGCTCAGTGCTACAGCTACACACAGGAGAGCTTCGCCTGCAGGCTGGTG CACGGATGGAATCTCACAATAGACCTGGTCATCGGGCCCGAAGGCATCAGTCAGCAAACTGAGAACTCCACG CCCATCCGTCTGGCCACCTTCTCTCAGGTGCGCAGCATCTCCTGCAGCGCTGAGGCTGAAGGCCAGGCTCTGCTCACGGTGCACATCGAGGGAGCCAAACAG CCGCTGTCAGTGAACACCTCCTCCATGGCCGTGGCGCAAAACATGGCCGACCTGATCGACGGCTACTGCCGGCTGGACGGCGCCTCTGAGAGCTCGCTCATTATCCGGCCCGGCAAAG GGAGAGATGCGAGACTGAAACTACCCGACATCCCACTAAG tggGGGTGCCAGtagtcctgatagaggtctGA AAGAACAAACCTCAGGTTCGGACATTTATGCTGAGATTCCAGAGGACAAAGACGAAGACTCCGGTG AGAAGCACCGGATCGCCAGAGACCACGTCGCTGTGGGTCGCATCCTGGGCGAGGGGTTCTTCGGAGAGGTTCACGCCGGAGTTTATAAAAGCCCG actGGAGAGAGGATCAGCGTGGCCATCAAAACCTGTAAGGACTTCACGGCTGAAGTCAAGGAGAAGTTCCTGAGTGAAGCTG GCTTGATGAAGAATCTGGATCATCCCCACATCGTGCGTCTCATCGGAGTCATCGAGGTCGACCCCGTCTGGATCGTCATGGAGCTCCTGGACCACGGGGAG ctggGGAGCTATCTCGTGCAGGAGAAGTACATCCTGACCACGGCGACGTTGACGCTGTACTGTCTACAAATCTGCAACGCCTTGGCGTACCTGGAGGGACTCAGCTTGGTGCACCG AGACATCGCGGCGAGGAACGTCCTGGTGGCGTCTCGGCAATGCGTCAAGCTCGGCGACTTTGGCCTGTCTCGGTACGTGGACGAACAGGAGTATTatcaag CCTCCGTGAGTCGACTACCGATCAAGTGGATGGCCCCCGAGTCCATCAACTTCAGACGCTTCACCACTGCCAGTGACGTCTGGATGTTTG GTGTGTGCGCGTGGGAGATCTTCTCGATGGCCCAGCAGCCGTTCTTCTGGCTGGATAACGGGCAGGTGATCAACCAGCTGGAGTCCGGGGTTCGACTCCCCAAGCCGCAGCGGTGCCCGACCGCCGTCTCCTGCCTGCTCACCCGCTGCTGGGCCTACGAGCCGCACACCCGGCCCAGCTTCAGCCAGCTCGTCTGCTCCctgag TGACATCCACCGGATGGAGCTGGAGCGGGATGGGAGGCGGGACCGGTGTCACTCCATCGCATCATCAACCGACTCGAAGCACATCACAGAGCCTCCGCCCAAG ccGTCCAGAATACATGGCAATACCCTTCCTCGAGTCACGCAAATACag GGAACAGACACGGACACCAGGCCAGtgtgggagaaagagaaagagcgagtggAGGACACTTTACAAAGACAAAGAAGAGAGATGCTAATGGATAAACAGTggctggagcaggaggaggcgcaACTG GATCCTGTTGTGAGAGTGGATTCACACATCAAG actCCTGCAAAAAGGCCAGAAAATG GTCCTCCAGAAAAGCCCCCAAAACCTCTCCCAGTCACACAG AAGCCTCAGCCCACAGCCGAGCTGGACCGATCAGGTGACCAGGTTTACGCCGGCGTCATGGCGATGGTGAAACAGGTGGTCAAGCTGAAGAATGACGTCAACACGCAGCCGGCCTCCGAGTACCCCAACGCCGTCAGA GCGGCGGGCATCACTCTGCGTGGCCTGATCCAAAGCGTGGACGACATCCTGCCCTCTCTGCACAGCTCGGTCACCACAGAG ATCGAGGGCACGAAGAAGCTGCTGAACAAGGATTTAGGGGAGCTGATCAATAAGATGCGCCTGGCCCAGCAGAACTCCGTGACTTCGCTGAAGGAGGAGTGTCAGCGGCAGATGTTGGCGGCCGCTCACACTCTGGCGCTGGACTCCAAAAGCCTGCTGGACGCTGTGGACCAGGCTCGAGTCAGGGCCGACCGGGCCGGGCCCAGACCCGAGGACTCTGGGTAG